The Sabethes cyaneus chromosome 3, idSabCyanKW18_F2, whole genome shotgun sequence DNA window TACCCGTGTTTTACAAAAATCGTGCGGCAGCTTatttaaaattggaaaaatttgaAGAAGCTTTGGAAGATTGCAGCAAATCATTGGATGTTTGTCCAAACGATCCAAAGGCCTTGTTCAGAAGATTTCAAGCTTTCGAAGGTTTGGATAGATATGAAGAGGCATATAAGGATCTTAGAAATATTCACACCTACGACCCCAACAACAAAACCATTAAGCCACACTTGGAAAGGCTGCATGAGATTGTGCAAGAGAGAGCACGCCAACGAGCACAGACCTCTAATAAGGTAACACAAATGTTCCAGATTGCCTTCGATTTGACCGCGGCTACTGAAAAACGAGAACAAGCCATGAATAATATAGTTGTATTGGCTCGTGAATCTGCTGGGGCAGAAGTTATGCTGAAGGAAGGTCTTGTTACCCGTATTGGAAAATTGCTGAAGGTtgaaaaaaacaataatattttcataAATGCAATCCGTGCCATTGATACAGTGTGTACTAAAAGCGCGGATCGGACGAAGACCGTTATAAAAGAGTTGGGCATCCCTTGGTTTTTGCAAATACTTGACAGCAATATTGAAGATCGTGTGGCAGCATCGCAACATTGCATGCAAACTGTTTTAAATTCGCTCACCGGTATGGAAAATAAAGAAGACTCGAAACCGGTTGCAGATCTTGTTGAATCTAACAAGCAACTCATTGAAACCCTTCTCAGCTGCCTTGTGTATTCTGTTACAGAACGGATGATCACGGGCTTGGCAAGAGATGCCATTATGGAGCTGATAATTAGGAACGTTCACTATAAAGCTATCGATTGGGCAGAAAAACTAATTGAAATGAAAGGTTTATTACGGCTGATGGAAGTTTGCTCTGAGCTGGAGGAATATAAGTACGAAAGTGCCATGAATATTACGCCTTCTTCTAGAACCATTGCCGCGGTTTGTTTGGCACGCATTTACGAAAATATGTACTACGATGCAGCGCGGGAAAGTTTTACTGAGCAGATCGCAGATTTTGTGAAAGACAAGTTGTTAACGCCGGATCACGAGTCGAAAGTGCGTGTAACCGTAGCTCTTACTGCATTGTTGATGGGTCCGCTGGACGTGGGCAATACAATGATTTCAAGAGAGGGAATAATGCAAATGATTTTGATAATGGCTCAGTCAGATGATTTGTTGGAACAGAAGGTAAATTTAATGAATAGCGTCTAAATCATACAATGTGTTTGATTTTTCGTTCATCTACTTTCTAGGTTGCCTGCGAATGTATTATAGCAGCTGCGTCTAAGAAAGATAAAGCCAAAGGCCTTGTTCAGTCCGGTGCTGAGATTCTTAAGAAACTTTACACTTCGAAGAACGAAGAGATTCGTGTCCGTGCGCTTGTTGGTCTTTGCAAGTTGGGCAGTTCCGGCGGACTGGATGCCTCTATTCGACCGTTCGCTGATGGTTCTACTAAAAAGCTGGCAGAAGCTTGCCGCAAATTTTTGGTAAAGCCTGGTAAGGATAAAAACATCCGAAAGTTTGCGGCTGAAGGTTTGGCATATTTGACCCTCGATGCCGACGTGAAGGAAAAGCTTGTAGAAGATCGAGCAGCTATACAGGGCTTGATCGAGTTAGCTAAAACGGGAGATCAGTCAGCAATTTATGGTGTGGTAACTACGTTGGTCAATCTAGTTAATGCCTATGAAAAGCAGGAAATAGTACCGGAATTGGTAGAGCTGGCCAAGTTTGCAAAGCATCATATCCCTGAGGAGCATGAACTGGATGATCCAGATTTTGTAAGCGGACGAATTATTGTTTTAGCTAATGAGGGAGTTACCTCAGGTCTCGTGGCTCTATCGAAGACGGAAAGTGACAATAGCAAGGAAATGATTGCACGTGTGTTCAACGCTCTTTGTAGTGAGCAGGATGTTCGTGGAAAGGTCGTGCAACAAGGTGGAGCCAAGGTATTGCTGCCGCTATCACTGAAAGGAACTCCAAACGGAAAACGTCACGCAGCTCAGGCTCTTTCGCGTATCGGAATAACTATCAATCCAGAAGTAGCATTTCCCGGTCaacgaaatttggaagttattcGACCTCTAATTAATCAACTTCATCCAGATTGTAGCTCGTTGGAAAACTTCGAAGCTTTGATGGCCATTTGCAATTTAGCGGCTATGAATGAGACTACTCGACAGCGCATATTAAAGGAAAATGGTTTAAGCAAGATTGAATCGTATATGGCCGAAGATCATGTAATGCTGCAGCGTGCCGCTACTCAGGTTATATGCAATCTGGTGCAATCCCCGGACGTCATATCGCTTCATGAAAAGGAAAACGATCGGGTAAAATTATTAGCTTTACTTACGCAAGAAGAGGACGAAGAAACTGCAAAAGCTGCCTCAGGAGCTCTGGCATATCTTACGGCTGTAAGTGAAAAGTGTTGCGAAAAAATGTTTTCGCCAGCTACATGGATTGAAGTCTTCCAAACTTTGATGGCAAATCCTAGCCCGGATGTACAACACCGTGGCCTCgtcattatctacaatattgtcaAAGTGAGCAAGGCATTGGCAGAGAAAATTTTTGATACAGACTTACTGCGGCTATTGTATGGCGTTACGCAGCTAAATGACGAGAAACGAGCTAGGGCAATTGAAATGGCAGAAAAATGCCTCAAGGTGGCTGAAGAGTACCGATTGATCGAGGAAAACAAGGACGCTGATCTTGCACCGGATGTCTTCCAACAAGCGCAAGAGGCGACTATAGAGGAAGTTGATGACTAATAAAAACGAGCATTACAGTTTTCGTACTTAAAAAGattaatttttgaaattattaatCTGTTCATTTATTCTCTTTATAATTATCAGAGCTATTTATATTATGCATTCATTTATTATAACAATAAAGGAAAGTTTTTGACCTTTTAAAATTGATTTCTCACGTTTTACAGTTGTATGATAGAGGGCTTCTATTGCTTGAATATCTCATTTATAGATGCATGCCGTCGAATCAGTTGCGAAAAAAGATGAAATTTGAAAGTCTTTTTCATCCGATGATCACTGGCGTGGCCTGCCTAGCCAATAAACAAAAGATGGTGCAATcggcatgaaattggacttaagttTGGACCAATTTAGTTACTTAATTGACTTGCCATTCTAAGACATTGCCTGACgaacaaaattttttcaattcactcgGTTGTGGCCTACCGGTCtacaattccttggacaccgtgtactatccgccagatctcgctccacctggacAAACCATCTAGTACGTCCCTGGTTGTCTTGTTCTTACCGGATTTtaagcaaacaccatctttgcagggtagttatcctgcattgcaacatgccctgcccattgtATCCGTCCAGGTTTAGTCACTTTTTGAATACTAGAGCTGTAGAGCGCCATAGAGCTGTTGGAGTTTATGGTTCATCCTCCacttccatactccgttctcctacACGCCGCGCTACAGAGCGTTATTAGCAGTTAAGTCTTCGCGAGGCATTCGTTCATAGGACTTGCGCGTTCATTTTCCCAGAATatttgttctagctcttcacgatcgtTGTCCTCCTTTTGGTGCTTCTTCCTCCTCAGGATAGTGGTCAATTCATTCCGCACTCGTCGATATTCGGCCAAACTCCCCCCTCGTGCCAATGCTTAAGTAGTTTTTTCAAGCTCTTTgttcctctccatcgcttgttggcaaaccaatcatttcgtgcattcGAGGTTTCTTCATCTGGTACCGCCGAGCGTCGAATCACCTAACTCCACAGAGGAAAGTAGCGCTTCATCCAGTATGCGTGCGAATTTCTCGGCAACTCGTgtagacaacccgcgagttgccAAGAAATTCGCACGTATACGTTGCCGCATTttcaaccgaggagggcggcttggTCGCGAAGTATATAAGTCACGAAATCTATAATTTTGAGCGGACTTGTACTAGTACTAGATCGATATCCGCACCTAGTCGGTCctagtcgatatccgcaccccgtatggagcgtatgttggtgatttggttcaatgttcgttATTCAGTGTGGTCTTcgggtggctttgtggatatctttgcgggtaAAAGTGCTTCTTATCACCAGATCTCGGGAAATTGCagagttgatgcatcgctggccgttatcgttcgtgtcgctatgcaggctatggggctcaatcaccggtctatatattGCTTTCCTGCCGATGGAAGCGttcgtatccccgatgacgatcttgatgtcccgtggcgaacagctgcAAAACTTTGCCTCCAGCTGCACATAAAACGCTTCCATCTTGTCTTCGGGTCTTCGTGAGGACAgggcacgtttatgatggtgatgttgaagaaacgggcttttatcctcaacactcTTTATACTCTCATACTTTACactattatactcttatgatggcatttaagaccaaaattagaccaccataagagtgcaataaaactcacactgttgcttgggatcaTCTTCCATTCCATTAACTTTATTCCACGAtgctgcattctgcccatcactacaaagcccgtttccAGCTCGCTAgttgctccaccgctctggtcaaattgggccttgccgccacggatccttcgAAATTTCGGGGTTCCAACTGATCGAGCAGTCGACACCCACAAAAtgtagcgatctgcagttctaaGTACCAAGCACTCATCCTGTGTCCTTATATTTGTCGCTTttgttgaacattattggaaaatacaataacatctacgtgatttccacgtaaatgcatgcatactaatgcaaactacgtggaATTCACGTCAATAGTACGGGAAaaattggatggaaaatattcacataacttttcccgtaatttcaacgtgaaaattattttgagtgtacaattgacgaagggacggtaggggaaagtaatgaaaaattttttggcacgGAGGGAAAGAGCTGAAagctgaaggggggggggggggggggggggggggggggggtaagcaGTCAAATGTTCAAACTAAAGGCGAGCACCGATAATATTCTTTGGCTCTACGATGgctgtttgaaatttttaaatttagccACCTGCCGTCCTACAATTGCTGCCCTTGGTAATGATATAGCAGACCTAATTACACAACAGACGGCTGCTATCAATGAGCTGAAAGCGGAGATACGTAAAGAAAACACTGAAATCACGCCGCGCGGTCCACAATATAATTGGCCACCCATCTATCGTCCAACGCCTAAACGCAGTAGAGAAGATCAGCTCGTTTCTAACCGGGACATCACAATTGGAACCAATACTAATTTGTCAACAACAGTTGCTACTGTCCGTGTAGCGGAAAAAAAGTTTTGGATTTACTTATGCAGAATTCATCCGAATGACTCAGTTCAAAACATTAATGACATGGTAAAAGAATGTCTTCAGTGTGACGAGGCGCCCGAAATTGTCAAGTTGGTTAAAAAAGATATAGACACGAAATCGCTGCACTTTACTTCTTCTAAAGTGGGTATCGACCCGAAGCTCGAAGCTACCGCACTAGCTGCGAACACTTGGCCGGCTGGAATCTTCTTCCGGGAATTCGAGAAATACGGGGCGAAAAACGGCCGCGGATTGACATCAGTGACAATTTCAGTCATCTTTCACTGAACGAGATCACTTGTTAGCACGCACAAATAACGCGGCTATTCAGTCACCGaataactaattctgcttttCCCACTTTGCTCCGACCAAAGTTGAGGACCAAAGTTGATGCAACAGAATTCACACATAAAATGTGGTACCGAACCGTGGAGGATTTTTCGGTTCTGTCTCGAGTGACCGTACGCTTTGAATACTTAGTTTGAActgttgacgtagaactacgtcttaccgcagggtgtcaacccaaaatttggattcaacctagagtcacgaaagaatgaaagattttgaacgctaatagctctgccaattatgaatggattttcatggtttagataccgatcgactcacaaaagatgtagcaattatgtgattgcTATTGTAACATTCTTTTTAAAGCACAAATTAGTAAAAATTATCGAACAGTTTCAAGGTAAAATTAtctcatacattttctttgtgatcacTTTGCTCCACATGCAGGgccgacagttaaatacaccatctatttactgtgatttcgattactcgtcccaataggtcgaagattctttacaacgtttagacttataccaatttgatatctgtgcttgggaagtatgccgaAAAGAGTAATAAAGTCCTCTCGCCCttacaagatttcttaggactgcgacaaaccaactccagtttgatgtcctgaaagtaaacaattttgttaaagcataaaaccactccttcctttcaacttagtttatttttaaacattgaatctagtcagaattgatgtcctgaagatgaaacggcacagaaaagtgagcagcaatcctttccttttgccagttGCGAAGTTgctaatacactgaagtcgctttttacgcgactatttttacgcgaatttcggaatttacgcgttttttcgcgaatttcggaatttacgcggccttggaccccccccccccccccgaaatattttggcgaaatttttttttaagattTCAATGCAGAATGacaatacaccaagctaaaactgtaacacaagtatatttttgatgagtgcgcctttgaataacaatataaccgaataccgttttgtatctctcatagtCTTTGAAAATTCTCAGCAATGTAGCTTTCagttactcggaacattcggcatggacaaagacgacaaaataaggacatggaatggagacttggtatctggaactgcaaatcgctcaatttcgttggtggcgacagggtgctgctcgatcagaaagattggcatcgtggcactgctgGAGATGTGtcacaaaggcgagaaggtgtggaggatccgtggcggcaaagccctatttttccagagcggtgaagcgatcaacgagctaggaacgggcttcgtagtgttgagcaaaatgcaggatcgcgtaatggactggaaagcgatcaacgagaggatgtgcgtgttgaggataaaagaccgtttcttcaactacaccatcatagacgtatattgtccacacgaaggtaagcccggcgacgagaaggaagcgttctatgcgcagcaggaggcaacatacgatagctgctcacgacaggacatcaagatatcggagatatgaacgcccaggttggCAAGGGAATGCATAGACCGGCggtcgggccccatagcctgcacaccgatacgaacgacaacggccagcgatgcatcaactttgcagctttccgaGATTTGGAGATCAGAAGAAATTTCTTttctcacaaagatatccacaaaggcACCTGGAAATCATCTGACCAAcggacttcgaaccaaatcgaccatattctcatcgacggctagtttttctcgaacatcaccaacgtacgctccctacggggtgcggatatcgactcgggccattacctagtagcagtacacgtgcactcaaaactatcgacggtttatgccccgcgacaaagccgcccttctcggttaaacattcggcagttaaacaacccgccagttgtcgaaaactacgcgtgcgtactggatgaagctctgtcttcttctgtggagctagatgcttcgaccctcgaaaatggatggagtatgatacgttcgaccatcaacgaggccgcaaccgcggtgctaggagtggaaacctcgagtgcactaaatgattagtttgacggggaatgccaacaagcgatagagaggaaaaacagagctgagaaaaactgtctaagcatacgcaccacgagagagaatttggccaagtatcgacgagcgcggaatgaattGACCAAGTTCCTGAGGAacaaaaagcgccagaaggaggtcagagatcgtgaggagctggaacaactattccgggctaatgacacgcgcaagttttacgagaaggtgcagcaaactcataagggctacacaccgaaacctgacatgtataGGGACGagagaggggatctaatcacaaacgagtgcgaggtggtcgataggtggaagcagcatttcgatgagcacctcaacggtgatatagcaataggagacgcaacgaaagttaacctcggagtgccttcaaacgacaactgcgtgccggctcccaatctcgaagagatccggggagaaattcgtcagctgaagaataggacaggacattgtgcggcgtatgctgcttgatcgaagtgtcttatggagggaaaagtaggttcgatgcgagagtgccatgcagtctttaaaaatcctgtaaaacattcttctcaacagcaaactaattagcagaaatcatattgtacgcaaacttttgaaaaccattagaaaattacttgtgttacatgaatacttagttagataaataaattaattaatttgaaAGAAAATTCTGTATTATACGCATTAAATATATTacttaaacaaatggttttctgcataataacttgGCCTCCCTCGAGAGGTGAGTGAACCTCTTAGGTataaaacttctctaataaaaaaatggcttgcccccccccccccaaacaaaaatcctggctacgtcactgcCCCCTaatacccctacctcctcgtctGCTTCCACGAAAGACACCATGGTCGAATGGGAAGCTACGACAATTGAAAAGAACCAGAGCTAAGGCCCTTCGAGCATACACCATGCGTCGTTGCCGAATTCTGAACTTTACCATTGCTAGTAAAAAATATCGTTGCTacaacaaatttctttataatcgCCATGTTCGTCGCGCCCAGCAAAATTTGCATCGAAATCCGAATAAGTTTTGGAGCTTTGTTAACACTAAGAAGAAAGAGAGTGGTCTTCCTTCCACCATGTTCCCTAACGGCACTAATGCTACCTCAACTGCAATTTGACTACTACCTCGGAAAGGGAACAGGATCTATTCGATGCTAGAAATGGACATTTTTGGCATAACTGAACAGGCAGGCTTTTTGTTTTTGCTGCCAGTAACCTCAAGTCGTCCATTTCTCCTGGACCTGGAGTAATTCCCCCAGCTTtaatgaaaatatgttcggatATCTTGGCGGCTCCGTCTACTATTCAACTTGTCATTTCAACAACAAAAGTTCCTTGTTACTTGGAAAAATCCTGTATGTTGCCGGTTTTCAAAAAAGGTGATAAATGTAACGTGGCGAATTACAGAGGAATAACCAcggagaacagacatccattcaggaacaaatttttcgggaattcttggataaaatttcaaattaaaatcacctaatatgctagcgtcacacCCACTACAGTTtctcaactaaatgattctttggATTTGCatactgacaacctttggctccgctggcgctagtatatatgaactgtaagcgttatgctagctgttgtgagtttagtgtagaattttatacgcctttagcgacatcatcactatagtttcccaactaatttgacataagttttatccaagtgaggACCTTtagcccagtaaaccatttggtttatatatctcgattgcaactgagatatacgaaatcatatctgaacgaaaaagttatatttcacgccatataagagcatatatgtaccaaagtggaggcgatatacgtgcgaaaattttgacaactatttgtaattctattttgcgcagtttttataacacgcaactaaatactcctgaatatatgatatagatataatcaaatattgcaattgtctatcctgatttataattcacagtcatgaattgtatatgaagacacgcacgactgcaacacaacttattgttcacttcgatttgacatactctaatcattatacaactccaatatgaaattgacatgaaaacgatttaatgtgaactttctattacgattttgtgttatctgggagcttggatgtctgttctctgtggaataaCCTCCTTGTGTGTGGATTCTAAAGTCTTTAAAACTATTGTGAATAAGACATTATTTGCTGCTTGTTGGAATTATATTAGTACAGTGCAACGTGTATTTTTTCGAGGATGTGCAGTAGAAACTAACCTTGttaatttcgtttcattttgtATATGAAATATCAGTTCCAAAGCACAGGTAGATACGATATACATTGATTTAAAAGCCGCTTTCGATACTGTGAGccacaaaatacttttgtgtaaGT harbors:
- the LOC128741553 gene encoding protein unc-45 homolog B, which translates into the protein MVSENLSTNQEDPSACKERGNEEFKEGYWDSAVTWYTKAIRLGEKHKDLPVFYKNRAAAYLKLEKFEEALEDCSKSLDVCPNDPKALFRRFQAFEGLDRYEEAYKDLRNIHTYDPNNKTIKPHLERLHEIVQERARQRAQTSNKVTQMFQIAFDLTAATEKREQAMNNIVVLARESAGAEVMLKEGLVTRIGKLLKVEKNNNIFINAIRAIDTVCTKSADRTKTVIKELGIPWFLQILDSNIEDRVAASQHCMQTVLNSLTGMENKEDSKPVADLVESNKQLIETLLSCLVYSVTERMITGLARDAIMELIIRNVHYKAIDWAEKLIEMKGLLRLMEVCSELEEYKYESAMNITPSSRTIAAVCLARIYENMYYDAARESFTEQIADFVKDKLLTPDHESKVRVTVALTALLMGPLDVGNTMISREGIMQMILIMAQSDDLLEQKVACECIIAAASKKDKAKGLVQSGAEILKKLYTSKNEEIRVRALVGLCKLGSSGGLDASIRPFADGSTKKLAEACRKFLVKPGKDKNIRKFAAEGLAYLTLDADVKEKLVEDRAAIQGLIELAKTGDQSAIYGVVTTLVNLVNAYEKQEIVPELVELAKFAKHHIPEEHELDDPDFVSGRIIVLANEGVTSGLVALSKTESDNSKEMIARVFNALCSEQDVRGKVVQQGGAKVLLPLSLKGTPNGKRHAAQALSRIGITINPEVAFPGQRNLEVIRPLINQLHPDCSSLENFEALMAICNLAAMNETTRQRILKENGLSKIESYMAEDHVMLQRAATQVICNLVQSPDVISLHEKENDRVKLLALLTQEEDEETAKAASGALAYLTAVSEKCCEKMFSPATWIEVFQTLMANPSPDVQHRGLVIIYNIVKVSKALAEKIFDTDLLRLLYGVTQLNDEKRARAIEMAEKCLKVAEEYRLIEENKDADLAPDVFQQAQEATIEEVDD